The Apus apus isolate bApuApu2 chromosome 4, bApuApu2.pri.cur, whole genome shotgun sequence genome contains the following window.
ACATGGAAAACCAGCCAGTCCCATTAGCTTCTAAGATGTTCCAGAATCCTACAGCAGCTGACTTGCTAGGGCTGGGTGAGACTGGGATGCACATGGTTTGTCTGGAGCACAGCACaggagctgggacagcagctgaAGCCCAGTAGCTGAGGCAATCTGCCtgagagggaggcaggcagcCAGGGGCAACACCCCAGGGCTCAGCCAATGAATAACTGGCACCACTTGCACAAGCTGCCTTGCAGAAAACCGTTGCCTCCAGGTGCCAGTCCCAAAGTGGGTGCTGCAGTCTGACTGGTAACAGGGTTTCCTCACAGGAGTTTACATGCCATGGCAGAACTCCCAAAGCAGCTCCTGTTCAGTACGAAACAGTGGCACACTCATCATctcctagagaaaaaaaaacatccaccTAAGCTAGAACAGACTCTGTGGTTAAAAGGAGGCTACTTCTAAGCTGATATCTCAGCTTCAGCTTTACTGTTGTAGCCAGATCTCAAAAGTAGTTGTGATTATCTTTAAAGCATATCCTATTggttctcctcttcctcccaaaCTCAGTCCTAAACTTGGGAAGAAACGTTTTTACTGAAGTGTCTAACAAATATGATTTTTGTTCACAAACTAACAGGAAATATCATGGCTTGAAGggacttcaaagaaaaaaaaggcaataaagcTTCAGACTCTAGCAGCTGTCTGACCACCCAAAGTAAATGTGAGGAGAAGGTAGGGCAGATACCACAGGATCCCTAACAGTACAAAAGATCCTTTCTCCCATTAAGTGTAAGATTTGTTAATAATGATTGCTACTAATTTAGAGTtgcaagaaacagcaaagaTGGTGTAACTGCGAAGGTGATGCAGCTGAGAAGCAGCCAACTCTGCCTATAGCACATTGGATAGTAAGTCTGGGGAGAAAAGATCCCTCCTGCACATATTCAAGAGGAAGCCTAAAACAAaggcaccctcagcaggttGCCAGTTAGGAAGTAACTTCAGGGTTTTGCACAAGACTTGGGACTGTGTTAGAAAACAGATGACAGCTTTACAAGGCAGCTGCTGTTCTAGGAGGTCTGGGGTAACTTTGCTACTGATAGATTTTAATTATGCTAATGCCCCCAAACGAATTCAGCAAACTtaagcaaaaatacagagaaaggaaagaaagctaACAGCAGGTTGGAGAAGCTGACTCACAGCAGAGGCCACTTTAATAACCCAACACAGATATTTTAAGCACACCACCACGATCGTTTGAGTGGCAACCTGATCCACTGCACATGTGTCTGAACAGGGTGCTTGCCAAGGAGTGCAAAATGGGTCACTATGGCTCAGGCAGGAACATGGGATGAAATATCAGAGACAGCTTCCTGAAACGGAGATATTCTCAGCCAGGGAATATTCCTCAAAAGGACGCAGGGGAAACATGATCACCAGAGTGAGCCCTTGGCCTGATCAGAGCACCagtgctgcttcagctgcaaaTGTTCTGATGGGGACAGGAATTTAAGGGGTGTTGTTTCTACTTTTAACAcctaaaaggaacaaaaagaagcagcaacCATGTCCACAGCCTGAGTCTGCCAGCACCAAGCTGCTGAAATATCCAAACGCCTTCCCTTGGCAGAGAAAATCTATCATGGTCTCCCACAGAGACGCTCTTagccaggaaaagcagcatgCAGGACCTGTTCAGAGGGAGAAGGGCCATGATGGAAGACTCACCTCAGCAGGAAACTCCTGTCCAAGGGTGCCCAGGACTTGTTTTGAGGAATCTCCAACCTGTGCTTCAGTATTTGGTTTCACTGCTCTGTCCTCTGCTGAGGCCTGGATCTCTTCACTGCCCaggacaggctgctgctgttctttctgcatttcttcttcttccaggTACCTGCCATGGATCAGATGTCTTAgtacaggagaaaaagaacttCTCTACTCCCAGAGAGACTGAGAAATCCTTCTGCAAGTTTTGGGATGGAGCCTATCGATTACTCTGGTTTTGGCTCAGTTCCCCAATTTCCACCCACCTTGCTGACTTGCAGCTTCCATTCTATCTACCTCAGTCTTGctttttctccaaaacattTTGATCATAACctgtggctgcctgctgctccatTCCTTATTTCCTCTTGTGCCTAGTTATcaattctctctttttttttcatctacacTAAGTAACAACCAGCATTTAATCCTCAACACTTTTGGATGAAATCTTGTTATCACTGATGGATTAGGAAGAGGTGTCTTTTAGCACCTGCAGCAAGTGACAGGACTCCTCTTAGCACTGCTGGGCCCTATTCCATGTTTTGCTACCACACAGAATAGGAACTGCTCAAAAAGTCACAAAATTTCACCATCTGAATGGGGAAAAGGGACTTTGAGTCAcatccccaggagctgcaggagctgcagtgtaAGAATTTGAGCCAAGGTCCAATTTTAGTGCTGTTCAGCTTAGGATAGAAGCGTTGTAGGGAGGAAGGGCAGCACAGCATTTACATACCTGTGAGGGATAAAGACACGGTAGCCAGAGGTACTCAGCAGCTTCTGGTCTCTAATACAAGCACTCAGCCAGGAAGCCTTCACTAGCTGCAGCCCTGAAGGCAGCTTGGCTAATTTAAGGAGCCGAAAGGCCCGGTGACAGTCCATGTCTTCAGCCACAATGACGTGTGTCACCTCTGAGGAGAGCTGGTAGTGTACAACACCTCCATTCTGGACAATCTGCTTGTGGAAGATCTCTGCCCTGGCCTGGCCAATGCCCGCTTGCAGCACAAAGGCAGTGACTGGTTTCAGCCACTCTGCTGAGGAGAACACAGGGACAGGTGCTCAGTGACAGGAGAAACAGCATCCCAAACCAGCTGGGCTACATATCCCACATAGGAGCTGATGGCACCGATAGTGGCAGGCAGTCTTTGAGGGGAACCAGCTGGACACATCAAAGCAACCTGGCCACAACCATTACAGAAACTTCACAGACCTTGGACCCAGACTTTTCAGCCTGTGGGAGAACAGCACGTCCACTTAATAAGCAGAGGTAGAAGTACTATATTCTATGTCACAGGCACACAGGACTTACCCTCAAgtatttctgttccttcctctTTTGGGATCTTTGGAGAGACACTTTTCCCCGAGTCGTCCTTCACTCTCTTCCTCTTGGGAAAGGCTTTGACAATCCCTCGTGGCTCCATAGGCCTGGTGGGAATTTTAGCTGCAAAAATACAGGTAAAGAGGAGGGAGATTGCTTAGAACAATGTTACACAATCACAACTTAAAAGTTGCTCATTTTGCTCACtgtctttgttgttttggggttttttttgctgttgttgttgccTTCCAAAAATGCTTGCCCTGAGGGAGGCACCTGGAAACACAAATTGCAGCCCACAAGGTCAGAAACCACCAAAAAGCCACTTGAGAAGACCCTGCTTGAATACTTTAGAAACCACTAAAGCTAGGTTCTTACAATAGAAAGTGTTCAACTACTATAACATTTTTGAGCTCCTTCCTGCCAGGCTAACAGAACTAACCTTATTTCCCAGACACTTCTTAAGCACATTCCCAAGTAGGGAATGCCTCTCCTGCCAGGGCTGATACTGAGTTGTCAAGAAGATGAGATAAAGTAGCTGATCAATACCTAGTGTTTCATACAGCCACGGGTGGAAAAGCCCCACCCTGGCTTGAACCAAATATAGCAAATCAGTAAAGATTAACTAGCCAAGTCCAACATAGCTACAGCTGTAGCTTTACCATCACAAAGGCGAACCTTGGAGCTTGTTAAATCTCAAGAGTTTGAAACCTACCAGACCCGGTTACGAGGAAGTTTGGTTTTCCACAGCCTGAACAAACCCCTGCCCTGAATCACCAcacatccctgcagccccttctgcCCGGCTGCAGCGTTGAGCCCACACCAAGGGGAAGGTTTCCTCGTGCAGCACTTCATGTTTTGCTTAGAGGTTTCTCAAGCACAGGTTGGCACAAACCCACGACATTAAGTTTGGCAGAGCTGACAACTGTCCCACCTCACCCTGTGGTCACCTTTTCCTTCAAGCGCTAAACACAACCCTCTGGGAGACCAACCCAGAGCTGGACTCAAGCCCTGGCTTCTGCTTCAGGGCAGAAGAAACTCGACTACACTACTAGAGCTCAGCCTCACAGAAACGTTTGTTTTCAGGACAtttggaccaaaaaaaaaaaccccactcatCCAAAAATAGTAATACCTGCTATtatataaaggaaaacaaacaaacaaacaaacaaaccccccccccccaagtttCTAGGTGCTAAAGTCCTCTTCGGGActctgaaaagtgttttttttaaagtgatttttaagCTAATTTCAGCCAAAACACACATGCCAGGTACCAGGCTTGCCTTGCCAGCACCCTCAGCCCCTGAAGGCTCCAATGCCACCAGCCCGGCTCGCCCCGGAACGAGCAGCCCCCGGAACCGCAGAGGCAGGGAACGATCCCCCCAAAACCCCGCAGCGGGACCGAGCCCAGGGGCGCCGAGGGCCGGGGAAGGAAGGCGGGAGCCCCGCACGCCCCGGTCAGGAGCGGCGGCGAGAGGCCGAGGCCCGGGGGAGCGCCCGGAGCCCCCCTCGACCGCAGCCGCGAGGAGGAGAAGGGTCCCCCCGGCAGCCGCGGCGGGGCCGTCCCGCGGGCGGGGCAGAGCGGGGCGCCgagccccggggccgggcccaGCGGGGCGGCGCTCACCTCCGGGCCCGGCGGCAGGAAGCGCTTCCGGGAGGCCGGCGGAAGTGTCCGCGTTGCCGTGGCGACGGGGCCGGCCGACatggcggggccgggctggctggggcggctgcgggcggcCCGCAAGACAGCGCTGGTGCAGGACGGTAACCGCGGCCGCGATACGGGGtagccccctcctccccatcctcccGAGGCGTTCGGGGTGACCTGCAGcgagcggggggggggggaggggtaATTCTCTCGGGGACAGCCCTGCATCCGAGCCAGGGCCCGTGGAAGGCAGACGGGGCCATCAACACGGGTACATGGCCCCAGACGAGGCGATAGGGCCCCAGACAAGGGTACAGAGCCGTATTCCTAGAGATAGAGGTATTCCTGTTTACCCTGACCACCTGGCCTTGTCCCTAGGGAATCACAAGATCCACTACCTGTTCGAGGATGGGAAGGAGATGGCTGAGGAGTACAACCTGAAGACCGGTCAGTTAGTGAGTAAGTGGTGCTCTCAGCTGGTGCCCAGCAGACGTGGGCCAGGGCAGAACTGCAGGAGccacagcagcaaggctgcaCGCACAGGACAGGGGTGTTGACATGGACTGCCTGGTCAGGATCAAGTTACCCCTGGGAAATAATCCTGGCTGTAGCTGAACTTTGCAGGGGGTTGCCATCTTGTATAGCCCGGCACCGAGTCTGTAGCACATGCTGGGATGAAATGAtgcttttttgtggtttttgcaACCACAAAACAGCAAGGCTTCTCTTATGGCTCTTGTCCAAAACCACATCAGCTATGGCACAGCACCTGTTGCAACCCTAGTGTGGCTTCAGGACCAAGCAGCAAAAGAGAGGGACAGTCGGTACAGAATTTATGACTTCAGGAATAGGCCAGTTAACAGATCCAGTCACACCAAAGTGGGGATGACTGAAATTAAGATGTGTATCTTTATATCATCTCAGTTTGCTGGGCAGCTTTGGCAGTCATTTGCTGGATTCTTATGCAGCAGAATAACGAAAAACCTGCTCCCTTTCACAGGTAGAAAATGGCGAGAGAAAAACACCCTCGGGGGCTCCGGCAAGTGGCAAGTTGAAGTGGGAGAGCCCATCTCACCACTCCTGGGAGCACTGGAATCGGAGCTCATAAAGGAAAGCAGCTCTAATGTACATAAGggtctgcaggcagcaccacaCCTAAAACTACCAAGTCTCATGCTTATAGCAGTAGTTAGTAGACCACAGATCACTCACAGCCCCAAGCCTTAATATGCCCAGGACCCTGCTACAAATTATCCCAGAAGTGCAGAGCTGGGTAGAAAGAAGGCACAGCTTGGAGTCTTTTGGGTTCTTCAACGTATCTGTAGATTTCTTAAGCAGACAAACTGTACTGCTGTGTTGGCCAACTACTATTCTGGCTTCCAAAAACAAAGGCTGAAAGTAAGGCCAGTACCAGGACAAGTCAGTGGATGTAACACCAAAGTGATGGCAATGAAAGGCCAACACAGGCAGCACATAGCAGGCTGCTCCTTAACATGGCACAGCCTGTTTTATCTTCATGTCCCACTGGCTCAGGGGACAGAGGTTTTAATCTCTTGCCATCTTTCCTGCAGACCTGAAACACAagcacagccccacacagcaaactggggcagagccagggctgaATCCAGCAGGTCCCTagggcaggcagagctcagtATTCAGTTGCCTGTGAGGAAGAGGCCCACTTTCCCTGTAACCCTGTACTGCAAGATTCCCCCAGTGAACACTTTCAGCCCCCTAcaaagcagggcaggcagcaccctGGGTAAAGGCAGAGCAGTGTTAGTTCTAGGAACATGATCCTTAAGCAGCTTCTTGAGTTACTTTCTAATGCTCCAATGTGGAGGGAGAGCTACTCCCATGTGGAGCCTCTCAAGGTAGTACAGAAAgaaggggacagggaggaggggagacaGCTGGAGGGGCCTTGCTAAAGGTACTTTTTTGCTGTAGCCTGTCTTCATGAGGAAGGATACCCTGAGCAGCTTCCAGTGGCGGATCCGTAACCTGCCGTATCCCAAGGAGGTCTACAGTGtctctgtggagaaggagcagCGCTGCTGTGTCGTCCGAACCACCAACAAGAAGTCAGTAAGAACAGCACTGCCAGTGCTGACAGTCCCTCGGGGTGGGCTGGCACAGAGGGCAGGCTAGGGATTGTGCAGAGGGGTTGTTCTCTCCTGCCTTCTGTCCCTAGCATGCAAGAGCTGAAGGGCCCCACCTCACAGCTGTGTCTCCTGCTGTCCAATTTCCACTCCCAACTGCCCCAGACAAATTTCTGATAGAGCTCCTCAAGCTTTGCACTGGCCTTTGCAAACTTACCTCACAGCTCCAGCAGTGTGGTGTTTGCTCTGTTCTTTCCCTATGAAATGTCATTCCCTTAGAAAGATAAAGAGCCTGCAGACCTTTTGAAGCTAGAGCATCCCACCTCCTCCCTTTGACATGATATTTTGATTGAGTCATTCTATCTCAGAATGCATTAAGATGCAGGATTTAACAGGTACAGCAAAGACATGGGTGCCCAGGCAGTCAGATCTCTCTGCACAAACCTGTCCTGTAGTCACAGTGCCAATGATGTGATCTGGAGGTAgcaagaaagacagagagagtcTGGAAAGGAAGCACCCCCATATTCTGCCAAAAGAAATCCAAgataggagggaaaaaaaggaaattcttttCAGCATCATCTTATACTGTGTCAGTACATGGCATCTCTCATGGCACACATGGTGCCCCAAAGTACTTACAGCCTCAGCAAGATAAGCCAGGATGAACAATAGTatagggaa
Protein-coding sequences here:
- the DPCD gene encoding protein DPCD isoform X2; this encodes MAGPGWLGRLRAARKTALVQDGNHKIHYLFEDGKEMAEEYNLKTGQLVSRKWREKNTLGGSGKWQVEVGEPISPLLGALESELIKESSSNPVFMRKDTLSSFQWRIRNLPYPKEVYSVSVEKEQRCCVVRTTNKKYYKKFSIPDLDRYQLPLDAAALSFTHANNTLIITYQKPKEILAAEKQLQKELKMIKAANNEDCNCKTQ
- the DPCD gene encoding protein DPCD isoform X4; its protein translation is MAPDEAIGPQTRVQSRIPRDRGIPVYPDHLALSLGNHKIHYLFEDGKEMAEEYNLKTGQLPVFMRKDTLSSFQWRIRNLPYPKEVYSVSVEKEQRCCVVRTTNKKYYKKFSIPDLDRYQLPLDAAALSFTHANNTLIITYQKPKEILAAEKQLQKELKMIKAANNEDCNCKTQ
- the DPCD gene encoding protein DPCD isoform X3, with product MAPDEAIGPQTRVQSRIPRDRGIPVYPDHLALSLGNHKIHYLFEDGKEMAEEYNLKTGQLVSRKWREKNTLGGSGKWQVEVGEPISPLLGALESELIKESSSNPVFMRKDTLSSFQWRIRNLPYPKEVYSVSVEKEQRCCVVRTTNKKYYKKFSIPDLDRYQLPLDAAALSFTHANNTLIITVSTRSQRRSWLQKSSCRRS
- the DPCD gene encoding protein DPCD isoform X1 — protein: MAPDEAIGPQTRVQSRIPRDRGIPVYPDHLALSLGNHKIHYLFEDGKEMAEEYNLKTGQLVSRKWREKNTLGGSGKWQVEVGEPISPLLGALESELIKESSSNPVFMRKDTLSSFQWRIRNLPYPKEVYSVSVEKEQRCCVVRTTNKKYYKKFSIPDLDRYQLPLDAAALSFTHANNTLIITYQKPKEILAAEKQLQKELKMIKAANNEDCNCKTQ
- the DPCD gene encoding protein DPCD isoform X5 — encoded protein: MAEEYNLKTGQLVSRKWREKNTLGGSGKWQVEVGEPISPLLGALESELIKESSSNPVFMRKDTLSSFQWRIRNLPYPKEVYSVSVEKEQRCCVVRTTNKKYYKKFSIPDLDRYQLPLDAAALSFTHANNTLIITYQKPKEILAAEKQLQKELKMIKAANNEDCNCKTQ